Proteins co-encoded in one Kiloniellales bacterium genomic window:
- a CDS encoding integrase arm-type DNA-binding domain-containing protein, with translation MARILLTDAVVAEAKPLGRGRLELWDEALSGFGLRVNEGGSKTWQLMYRFEGRKRRMALGAYPALSLDHARDAAIAALRDLGKGRDPAAQRAEVSGGPLSFEAFARAYLERYAKRKKRSWTAEAGMIERDLLPAWGRRPAAGIARRDVIALLEQVMARGHPYAANRRLALIRKMFAWGVEVDLLPATPVAGIRPPAREENRERVLDDDEVAALWPAWTRMGLPFGPLFKLLLLTGQKRSDLAALRLSDIALADQVWRPPPLGKNAARPHELPLSTFAIEILTSMPRSDSLFVFPSRDQPGRHVSGYSKAAERARRLSGVEDWRLQDLRRTAAVGMAGEGASAEVLDQILNVRGFAGAGLRGIYRQARLAEEKRAALEAWGERVRRIVEPALAVGGIAPGAIRPGHSAGQDVHPT, from the coding sequence GTGGCTAGGATTCTCTTGACCGATGCCGTCGTGGCCGAGGCCAAGCCCTTGGGGCGTGGGCGGCTGGAGCTCTGGGACGAGGCGCTGTCCGGCTTCGGCCTGAGGGTCAACGAGGGCGGCAGCAAGACCTGGCAGCTGATGTACCGCTTCGAGGGCCGCAAACGGCGCATGGCCCTGGGCGCTTATCCCGCCCTTTCGCTCGACCACGCGCGGGACGCCGCCATCGCGGCCCTGCGCGACCTGGGCAAGGGGCGCGATCCGGCGGCGCAGCGCGCCGAGGTGTCCGGCGGTCCGCTCAGCTTCGAGGCCTTCGCCCGGGCCTACCTAGAACGCTACGCCAAGCGCAAGAAGCGCTCGTGGACCGCCGAGGCCGGCATGATCGAGCGCGACCTGCTGCCGGCCTGGGGCCGGCGGCCGGCGGCGGGCATCGCCCGGCGCGACGTGATCGCGCTGCTCGAGCAGGTCATGGCGCGCGGCCATCCCTACGCGGCGAACCGCCGCCTCGCGCTGATCCGCAAGATGTTCGCCTGGGGCGTCGAGGTCGACCTGCTGCCGGCCACGCCGGTCGCCGGCATCCGGCCGCCGGCCCGCGAGGAGAATCGCGAGCGGGTGCTGGACGACGACGAGGTCGCCGCGCTCTGGCCGGCCTGGACGCGCATGGGCCTGCCCTTCGGCCCGCTGTTCAAGCTGCTGCTGCTGACCGGGCAGAAGCGCAGCGACCTCGCCGCCCTGCGGCTCTCCGATATCGCGCTGGCCGACCAGGTCTGGCGCCCGCCGCCTCTCGGCAAGAACGCGGCGCGGCCCCACGAGCTGCCGCTCTCGACCTTCGCGATCGAGATCCTGACCTCGATGCCGCGTTCGGACAGCCTCTTCGTCTTCCCGTCGCGCGACCAGCCGGGGCGGCACGTAAGCGGCTATTCCAAGGCCGCCGAACGGGCTCGCCGTTTGTCGGGTGTCGAGGACTGGCGGCTCCAGGATCTGCGTCGCACGGCGGCGGTCGGCATGGCGGGCGAGGGGGCGTCGGCGGAAGTGCTGGACCAGATCCTCAACGTGCGCGGCTTCGCCGGCGCCGGCCTGCGCGGCATCTATCGCCAGGCGCGCCTGGCCGAGGAGAAGCGGGCCGCGTTGGAAGCCTGGGGCGAACGCGTACGGCGCATCGTCGAGCCCGCTTTGGCCGTCGGCGGGATCGCGCCGGGGGCCATCAGGCCGGGTCACAGTGCCGGCCAGGACGTCCATCCGACCTGA
- a CDS encoding MBL fold metallo-hydrolase: protein MEVTLLGTGCPVPHVDRFGPAQIVRHGDTTILIDCGSGVTQRLLAAGSSGPRIDEILLTHLHSDHIVDLFQLVVSSWHQGRDRPQVIYGPPGTRSYVDGLMALWRPELEQRIAHERRPSTLALEVEVREIADGDHLALRDLRVDVVAVDHAPVRHAFGFLFQGAGPDGPGAGPRIALSGDTRRSPALIEAARGAEVLVHEVFVHRELPVIPGVRSAETVAQVAGYHTLSGEVGKIAAEAEAGCLVLTHFVPPSCDRRALLEEVAADFPGPVILGEDLMTIDAAKRQVRMADGAVLSLGRRG, encoded by the coding sequence ATGGAGGTGACGCTGCTCGGGACCGGCTGTCCCGTACCCCACGTGGACCGTTTCGGTCCGGCCCAGATCGTCCGCCACGGCGACACGACGATCCTGATCGACTGCGGCTCGGGCGTGACCCAGCGCCTGCTCGCCGCCGGCTCCTCCGGGCCGCGGATCGACGAAATTCTCCTGACCCATCTCCATTCGGATCACATCGTCGACCTGTTCCAGCTGGTCGTGTCGAGCTGGCATCAGGGCCGCGACCGCCCCCAGGTGATCTACGGCCCGCCGGGCACACGCTCTTACGTCGACGGCCTGATGGCGCTCTGGCGGCCGGAGCTGGAGCAGCGCATCGCCCACGAGCGGCGGCCCTCGACCCTGGCGCTCGAGGTCGAGGTGCGGGAGATCGCGGACGGCGACCATCTAGCGCTGAGGGATCTCCGGGTCGACGTGGTGGCGGTTGACCACGCGCCGGTCCGCCACGCCTTCGGCTTCCTGTTCCAGGGCGCGGGGCCGGACGGGCCGGGCGCCGGCCCGCGCATCGCGCTGAGCGGCGATACTCGCCGCTCGCCGGCCCTGATCGAAGCGGCGCGCGGCGCCGAGGTGCTGGTCCACGAGGTCTTCGTCCATCGCGAGCTGCCAGTCATCCCCGGAGTCCGCAGCGCCGAGACCGTCGCCCAGGTCGCCGGCTACCACACGCTCTCCGGCGAGGTCGGCAAGATCGCCGCCGAGGCCGAGGCCGGCTGTCTCGTCCTGACCCACTTCGTGCCGCCGAGCTGCGACCGCCGGGCCCTGCTCGAGGAGGTCGCGGCCGACTTCCCCGGCCCGGTGATTCTGGGCGAGGACCTCATGACCATCGACGCGGCGAAGCGCCAGGTGCGGATGGCCGACGGGGCTGTGCTGAGCCTGGGACGGCGAGGCTGA